Proteins encoded in a region of the Candidatus Brocadiaceae bacterium genome:
- the amrB gene encoding AmmeMemoRadiSam system protein B, with translation MTRKPAVAGQFYPGRPEALRSAIEGVSAAPEGARPSPALGVLSPHAGYTFSGAVMGRLFAQVRVPDTVLLLTPSHAFSQPAFALWTGGGWETPLGSVAIHEALTEALARHPGIIPADEPHIPEHSGEVVLPFLQYHNPGVRIAVVCVTVSARLPALKEVGAYAAGVLAELGEDDALIVASSDMSHEHGRHAREVVRRNDAVAIERMVALDPDGLYSVCRLEGITMCGVLPAAAMMSGVAARGGTRGELLGRATSADSPLGGGDYVVGYAGLRFD, from the coding sequence ATGACCAGGAAGCCGGCCGTCGCAGGTCAGTTCTACCCGGGCCGGCCCGAGGCACTGCGCTCGGCGATCGAGGGGGTGAGCGCCGCGCCGGAAGGCGCGCGGCCCTCCCCGGCGCTGGGCGTGCTGTCTCCGCACGCCGGCTACACGTTCAGCGGCGCGGTGATGGGCAGGCTGTTTGCGCAGGTGCGGGTGCCGGACACCGTGCTGCTGCTGACGCCGAGCCATGCCTTCTCGCAGCCTGCGTTCGCCCTGTGGACGGGCGGCGGATGGGAGACGCCGCTGGGCAGCGTGGCGATCCACGAGGCGCTCACCGAGGCCCTGGCCCGGCATCCCGGGATCATCCCGGCCGACGAGCCGCACATCCCGGAGCATTCCGGGGAGGTCGTGCTGCCGTTCCTCCAGTATCACAACCCCGGTGTGCGGATCGCCGTCGTCTGCGTGACGGTGTCGGCGCGGCTTCCGGCGCTCAAGGAGGTGGGTGCGTACGCGGCGGGCGTGTTGGCGGAGCTGGGCGAGGACGACGCGCTTATCGTTGCCAGCAGCGACATGTCTCACGAGCACGGGCGGCACGCGCGCGAGGTCGTGCGCCGGAACGACGCGGTGGCGATCGAGCGGATGGTGGCGCTGGACCCTGACGGGCTCTACAGCGTCTGCCGGCTGGAGGGGATCACGATGTGCGGCGTCCTGCCGGCGGCGGCGATGATGTCCGGCGTTGCCGCACGGGGGGGCACCCGGGGCGAGTTGCTGGGGCGGGCCACCAGTGCGGACTCTCCGCTCGGGGGCGGCGACTACGTGGTGGGCTACGCGGGGCTGCGGTTCGACTGA
- a CDS encoding serine/threonine protein kinase yields the protein MEDYLAGDVPESIGPCRIVKKIGEGGMGSVYLGHHKTLDIPMAIKILPKHIDLKDPEYSQRFSREAKIAARLRHPNMVQVHDYGAEGGFYYIIMDYVEGPTCSEEVQRLGRMEWQKAVGVARQIAQGLEYAASKGIIHRDVTPGNIILDSDGTARITDLGLAKESSAGTTGLTRSGASLGTPYYMSPEQINSARDVDFRTDIYSLGATLYHMVCGKVPYTGTTFEVMTKQVREPLPSPKDHVPDLPDDLCDVIRKMMAKAPADRYSSYGELIGEFTNLLEGRPVTAAGFRDQSMVNADSPVSIPADALGLAAEKTRIANPPRRRSNTPWVIAIFVVGVVFAVGVLVYVLTR from the coding sequence ATGGAAGACTACCTGGCAGGCGATGTGCCAGAGAGCATAGGGCCTTGTCGCATCGTCAAGAAGATCGGTGAAGGCGGCATGGGGAGCGTCTACCTCGGCCACCACAAGACGCTTGACATCCCCATGGCCATCAAGATCCTGCCCAAGCACATCGACCTGAAGGACCCCGAGTACAGCCAGCGCTTCTCGCGCGAGGCCAAGATCGCCGCCCGACTGCGCCACCCCAACATGGTCCAGGTGCACGACTACGGCGCCGAAGGCGGCTTCTACTACATCATCATGGACTACGTCGAGGGGCCCACCTGCAGCGAGGAGGTCCAGCGGCTCGGCCGCATGGAGTGGCAGAAGGCCGTCGGCGTCGCCCGCCAGATCGCCCAGGGGCTCGAATACGCCGCATCCAAGGGCATCATCCACCGCGACGTCACCCCGGGGAACATCATCCTGGACTCCGACGGCACGGCACGCATCACCGACCTGGGGCTGGCCAAGGAATCCTCCGCCGGCACCACCGGCCTGACCCGCAGCGGCGCCAGCCTCGGCACGCCCTACTACATGAGCCCTGAGCAGATCAACAGCGCCCGCGACGTCGACTTCCGCACGGACATCTACTCGCTCGGCGCCACCCTCTACCACATGGTCTGCGGCAAGGTGCCCTACACGGGAACCACCTTCGAGGTAATGACCAAGCAGGTCCGTGAACCCCTGCCCTCGCCCAAGGACCACGTGCCCGACCTCCCCGACGACCTCTGCGACGTCATCCGCAAGATGATGGCCAAGGCCCCGGCCGATCGCTACTCCAGCTACGGGGAACTCATCGGGGAGTTCACCAACCTGCTGGAAGGCCGGCCGGTGACGGCCGCCGGCTTCCGCGATCAGAGCATGGTCAACGCCGATTCGCCCGTGTCCATCCCCGCCGACGCGCTGGGACTGGCCGCAGAGAAGACCCGCATCGCCAATCCGCCCCGACGCCGCAGCAACACCCCCTGGGTCATCGCCATCTTCGTCGTCGGCGTCGTCTTCGCGGTGGGCGTCCTGGTCTATGTGTTGACCCGATAA
- the floA gene encoding flotillin-like protein FloA (flotillin-like protein involved in membrane lipid rafts): protein MDAILAAAGPANVVLVVVLLALAVVALALLVFFFNYGFLYIKALLAGAHVGIFELVGMTLRGVRPSVIVDSRIMSIKAGLPVQTVALETHYLARGNVPNVVRALVAASKADIPLTFNQACAIDLAGRDVLDAVQTSVNPKVIDCPDPLKGRDTIAAVAKDGIQLKAKARVTVRANLERLVGGAKEETIIARVGEGIVTTIGSSETYKTVLENPDTISKRVLDKGLDAGTAFEILSIDIADVDVGENIGAKLQADQAEADKRVAQALAERRRAMAVAREQEMQALVAENRAKVVLAESEVPKAISQAFREGNLGIMDYYNLRNIQADTSMRKSISGQSDEGETRS, encoded by the coding sequence TGGCCGTCGTCGCTCTGGCCCTGTTGGTCTTCTTCTTCAACTATGGGTTCCTGTACATCAAGGCGTTGCTGGCGGGCGCCCACGTGGGCATCTTCGAACTCGTGGGCATGACGCTGCGCGGCGTGCGGCCGTCGGTCATCGTCGACAGCCGCATCATGTCCATCAAGGCCGGCCTGCCGGTCCAGACCGTGGCACTCGAGACGCACTACCTGGCGCGCGGGAACGTGCCGAACGTCGTGCGCGCCCTGGTGGCGGCCAGCAAGGCCGACATCCCGCTGACGTTCAACCAGGCCTGCGCGATCGACCTGGCGGGCCGCGACGTCCTGGACGCCGTGCAGACGAGCGTCAACCCGAAGGTGATCGACTGCCCGGACCCGCTCAAGGGGCGCGATACCATTGCCGCCGTGGCCAAGGACGGCATCCAGCTCAAGGCGAAGGCGCGTGTGACCGTGCGCGCGAACCTCGAGCGCCTGGTCGGCGGCGCCAAGGAGGAGACGATCATCGCCCGCGTCGGCGAGGGCATCGTGACCACGATCGGTTCCTCAGAGACCTACAAGACCGTCCTGGAGAACCCGGACACCATCTCCAAGCGCGTGCTGGACAAGGGGTTGGACGCCGGGACGGCTTTTGAGATCCTCTCGATCGACATCGCGGACGTCGACGTGGGCGAGAACATCGGGGCCAAGCTGCAGGCCGACCAGGCCGAGGCCGACAAGCGCGTCGCCCAGGCCCTGGCCGAACGCCGCCGGGCCATGGCCGTGGCCCGCGAGCAGGAGATGCAGGCCCTGGTGGCCGAGAACCGCGCCAAGGTCGTCCTGGCCGAGTCCGAGGTCCCCAAGGCCATCTCGCAGGCCTTCCGCGAAGGCAACCTCGGCATCATGGACTACTACAACCTGCGGAACATCCAGGCCGACACCTCCATGCGCAAGTCCATCAGCGGTCAGTCCGACGAGGGCGAGACGCGAAGCTGA
- a CDS encoding glycerate kinase, with the protein MKITIAPDSYKECLPSPGVARAMAAGVRRALPGAELAVVPMADGGEGTARAIVEATGGRMLSATVADPFGRPVTAEWGFCGDGCTAVVEMAQASGLERLAPAERDPMRASTRGTGQLIRQALDAGARRILIGIGGSATVDGGMGMAAALGVRFLDVRGQPIGDCCGGRLADVAAIDPASLDERIPRTEIVVASDVTNPLTGPLGAALVFGPQKGATPEQARQLDRGLASLARLIETQLGVAVDALPGAGAAGGLGAGLVAFLGARIRSGVETVIEVARLDERMQGSALVLTGEGRLDGQTVHGKTVAGVAAAAARHGIPVVALAGSLQPGYEALYGRGVVCALSIVDRPMDLAAAMADAPGLLERAAESVVRLWSAAGGGGHV; encoded by the coding sequence ATGAAGATCACGATCGCCCCGGACTCATACAAGGAGTGCCTGCCATCCCCCGGAGTCGCGCGCGCGATGGCCGCGGGCGTCCGGCGGGCGCTGCCGGGGGCCGAACTCGCCGTTGTGCCCATGGCCGACGGCGGCGAAGGCACCGCCCGGGCCATCGTGGAGGCCACGGGCGGCCGGATGCTGTCGGCGACGGTGGCGGACCCGTTCGGACGGCCGGTCACGGCCGAATGGGGGTTCTGCGGCGACGGATGCACCGCGGTTGTCGAGATGGCCCAGGCCAGCGGCCTGGAGCGCCTGGCGCCTGCCGAACGCGACCCGATGCGCGCGTCGACCCGCGGCACCGGCCAGTTGATCCGGCAGGCGCTTGACGCGGGCGCGCGGCGCATCCTGATCGGGATCGGCGGCAGTGCCACGGTCGACGGGGGCATGGGCATGGCCGCTGCGCTGGGCGTGCGGTTCCTGGACGTCCGGGGGCAGCCCATCGGCGACTGCTGCGGGGGGCGGCTGGCCGACGTGGCCGCAATCGATCCGGCCTCGCTGGACGAACGCATCCCGCGCACGGAGATCGTGGTCGCCTCGGACGTCACGAACCCGCTGACCGGCCCCCTGGGCGCCGCACTGGTGTTCGGCCCGCAGAAGGGGGCCACGCCCGAGCAGGCGCGGCAGCTCGACCGCGGGCTGGCCTCCCTGGCGCGTCTGATCGAGACGCAGCTCGGTGTGGCCGTCGACGCCCTGCCGGGCGCCGGAGCCGCCGGCGGGCTGGGGGCCGGGCTGGTGGCCTTCCTCGGAGCCCGCATCCGGAGCGGCGTCGAGACCGTCATCGAGGTCGCACGCCTGGACGAACGCATGCAGGGAAGCGCGCTGGTCCTGACGGGCGAAGGTCGCCTGGACGGCCAGACGGTGCACGGGAAGACCGTCGCGGGCGTGGCGGCCGCCGCCGCGCGGCACGGCATCCCCGTCGTCGCGCTGGCCGGCTCGCTGCAGCCGGGGTACGAGGCCCTCTACGGCCGGGGGGTCGTCTGCGCCCTGTCGATCGTCGACCGGCCCATGGACCTGGCGGCGGCCATGGCGGACGCGCCGGGTCTGCTGGAGCGTGCCGCCGAGTCCGTCGTGCGCCTCTGGAGTGCGGCGGGAGGGGGGGGCCATGTCTGA